TTGCCATAGGCCATCACGCTGTCGGGCAAGGCCTCGATCAGCAGCGCATGGAAGTCGCCGCGGTGCACGGTGAGGTAGCTGGCACCGTATTCCTTGACGGCGTAGTCGCCCAGCGGGATCTGGGCCAGCACGTCGCCCGTCTGCCAGTGGCGGCTGTACCAGTAGTCTGGGTGGGAGCCCTGCTCGTTGAGCGCGTCCTCAATGCCGATGCGACGCAGGATCTTCATCACATTGGGACCGACGTGGATGCCGGCTCCCAGGCGAGAGAAGCTGGGCGCCTGCTCATAGACGCGGACATTGAAGCCTTCCTGGAGCAGCAGCTTGGCAGCAGCGGCCCCGCCGAGACCGGCACCGACAACGGCGATTCGAGGGGATTGAGACACAGTTTTTCTCCTTGCAGGAATGTTGAAAGCCAGACGGGGCAAGCGTTGCTTCGGCGCGTCCATGAATGCTTGAGAGCAGGAAGCGTGCCAGGCAACAAAACATCTAATTCAGGTGTATGCACTTAAATTTCCAAAATCACGCATGCACCATGGAGCGGCAGAATAAATTGAAATTCAACATTTTTGGTGCAAATTTCGCACCAAATAAGTACAAACACCGAGCAAACTCTCATTTGCAAGTCGGCATATCTTTTGCAAGAATAAAGCGCACACACTCAATTGATTCTGATCAGAAACCCTCAAAACTCTGCAAAGGCAAGCCATGACCCAAACGTTCCGCATCGGCCAGATCGTCCCCAGCTCCAACACCACCATGGAAACCGAAGTGCCGGCCATGCTGCAGGCCCATTCCACGCTGCGCCCCCAGGACCGCTTCACCTTCCACTCCAGCCGCATGCGCATGAAGAAAGTGGTGAAGGAAGAGCTGGCCGCCATGGATGCCGAAAGCGACCGCTGCGCGCTGGAACTCAGCGATGCGCGCGTGGATGTGCTGGGTTATGCCTGCCTCGTGGCCATCATGGCCATGGGCCAGGGATACCACCGCGTCTCGCAGGCCCGACTGACCGAGCGCACGGCCAGCAACGGCGCCACCGCGCCCGTGATAACCAGCGCGGGTGCTCTGGTGGAGGCGCTGAAGGTCATGGGCGCCAGGAAGATCGCCCTGGTCGCCCCCTACATGGTCCCCCTGACCGAGCTGGTCAAGAACTACATCGCCGCCGAAGGCTTCGAGGTGGTGGACTGGCGTGCGCTGGAAATCCCCGACAACCTCGACGTGGGCCGCCACGACCCCGCCAAACTGCCCGGCATCGTGGCGGGCATGAACTACGCCGACGCCGACGTGATCGTGCTGTCGGCCTGCGTGCAGATGCCCTCGCTGCCGGCCGTGGCCCAGGTCGAGGCCGAAACCGGCAAGCCCGTGCTGACCGCCTCCATTGCCACCACCTACGCCATCCTCAAAGAACTGGGCCTCGACCCCGTGGTGCCGGGTGCAGGTGCGCTGCTGTCGGGTGCCTATCCCTACGACACGGCGGCCGAGGCCTGAGGAGAAACCGCATGAGCAGCACATTCCTCTACGGCGGCAACGTCCATGCCAACGGCATACGCCAGCACTATCTGCGCTACGGCGGCGCCGATGGCGAGCGCGCGCAGCGCGACGCCGTCATCCTGATCCCCGGCATCACCAGCCCGGCCGTGACATGGGGCTTCGTGGCCGAGCACCTGGGTCGTCAGTTCGACACCTATGTGCTGGACGTGCGCGGCCGTGGTTTGTCCTCGTCCGGCCCGGGCCTGGACTATGGACTCGATGCCCAGGCCGCCGACGTGACCGCCTTCGCCCAGGCAATGGGCCTTTCGCGCTGGGCGTTGGTCGGCCACTCCATGGGCGGACGCATTGCCGTGCGTGCCGCGCGCAGCCAGCCGACCGGGCTCACTCGCCTGGTCATCGTCGATCCGCCGGTGTCTGGCCCGGGCCGTCGCGCCTACCCGGCCGCCCTGCCCTGGTATGTGGACTCCATCCGCCAGGCCGCGCTGGGCATGGATGCCGAAGCCATGCGCGACTTCTGCCCCACCTGGACAGAAGAGCAGCGCCAGTTGCGTGCCCAATGGCTGCACACCTGCCATGAGCCTGCCATCGTGCAGAGCTTCGAGGACTTCGGCCGTGACGACATCCATGCCGACCTGCCCCGCATCCAGCACCCGCTGCTGCTGGTCACGGCCGAGCGCGGCGACGTGGTACGCGACGAGGACGTGGCTGAGTGGCAGGGCCTGGCACCCCAGACCGAGCACGTGCGCGTGCCCGGTGCCGGCCACATGATTCCCTGGGACAACGAGGCCGGGTTCTATGAGGCCCTGGGCGATTTCCTGGGTGCGAGCATATGCCCCCCCCTGAGCGGCTGCGCCGCTTCCCCCAGGGGGCGTACGGGCAGCCGACGACACCCTCGCTGCGGGGCGGCGCGGCCGGCCCAGGCCCTTGCTTGGTGTCCCTGGCGAAATTCACGCGCCCACCACCCATATCCCAGTCAATCAAGGAGCCGACCATGTCCGTCAGCGATATCGATCTGATCCACGCCTGGAAACAGGTGCTCACGCTGTCCCGCCTCGAAGCCGGCCAGACCGTCACCGTGCTCACGGGCGCCGACACGCACCCGCAGACGCTGCGCTGCGCCGTCGCCGCCTCCAGCGAAATGGGCGCGCGCGTCAATCGCCTGGACCTGCCCCCCGTCAATGCTGAAAAGTCGCTGAGCCGCGACTCCCTGGCCTACCTGGGCACGACTCCGCTGACCGGCAACCCCGCCGCCATCGCTGCACTCAAGGCCAGCGACCTGGTGCTGGACCTGATGACCCTGCTGTTCTCGCCCGAGCAGCACGAAATCCTGCAGACCGGCACCAAGATCCTGCTGGCCGTGGAGCCGCCCGAGGTGCTGTGCCGCCTGGTGCCCACCGAGGCCGACCGTGCGCGCGTGCAGGCCGCGTCGAAGCGCATCGAGGCGGCCAGGCAGATGCACATCGGCTCGTCTGCGGGCACCGACCTGCACTGCCGGCTGGGCAGCTTCCCAGCCATCTGCGAATACGGCTTCGTGGATCAACCCGGTCGCTGGGACCATTGGCCAAGCGGCTTCGTGCTGACCTGGCCCGACGAGGGCGAAAGCAACGGCCGCGTGATCCTGGACCGAGGCGACATCCTTCTGCCCATGAAGGACTACGTGACCGACCCCATCGAGCTGATCATCGAAAAAGGCTACGTCACGCGCATCAGCGGCGGCCTGCAGGCAGACATCCTCAAGGAGTACATGGCCTCTTACGAGGACCCCGAGGCCTATGCGGTCTCGCACATCGGCTGGGGCCTGCAGCCACGCGCTCACTGGTCCATGCTGGCCCACTACAACAAGGAAACCCACATTGGCATGGACGCGCGTGCCTTCGAGGGCAACTTCCTGTGGTCCATGGGCCCCAACAACGAGGCCGGGGGCAGCCGTACCACGGCCTGCCACATCGACATTCCCATGCGCCATTGCACGGTGACCCTGGACGGCAAGCCCACGGTCATTCACGGCGTGGTGCAGGACGAGGAAGGACTGGCGCGCGCCGCCAGAAGGGCAAGCCAAGGAAAGGACATCGCATGACAAACACCACCGCCAGCCAGGCCACCGGCGCGCAAAGCGTGCCCACCGAAGGAGTGCAGGGCGACATCTCCGCCTACGCGCGCCAGGGCTTCGGCACGCCGCTGCCGCTCAAGGCCCCTTCGGCCTGCTCATCATCGACTTCGTCAACGGCTTTGCCGACCCGGCCGTATTCGGTGGCGGCAACATCCCAGAAGCCATCGTCCAGACGCGGCAGCTGCTGGCCCATGCCCGCGCGCGCGGCTGGCCTGTGGCGCACAGCCGCATCGTGTTCTCGGACGACGATGCCGACCACAACATCTTCTGCCTGAAGGTGCCCGGCATGCTGACCCTGAAGGAAGACAGCCACCACAGCGCCATCGTGCCCGAACTGGCCCCGGCCGCTGGGGAGTATGTGGTGCGCAAGAGCACGCCCTCGGCCTTCTTCGGCACCATGCTCGCGCCCTGGCTGGCCCAGCGCGGCGTGCAGACCCTGGTGGTGGCCGGCTGCGTGACCAGCGGCTGCGTGCGTGCCAGCGTGGTCGATGCCATGCAGTCGGGCTTTCGCCCGCTGGTGGTGGCCGACTGCTGCGGCGACCGCGCCCTGGGCCCGCACGATGCCAACCTGTTCGACATGGCCCAGAAGTACGCGGCCGTGATGCCGCTGAGCCAAGCCATCGCTGCTACGGATGGATTGCCCCCCTGAGCGGCTTCGCCGCTTCCCGTTGCACGACACCCCAAGGAGGTCGGCACCCTCGGTGCGGGGTGGCGCGGCCGGCGTAGGCCCTTCCTCGGAGCCTCTCGCTTGGGCACTGCCAAATCGTGCGCGGTCATCCTCGCTGACACCATGGAATGGCAAGCCGATCTACAACGTTGCTGCCGGCTCGCCAAACCTGTCCTACATTCGCTCTCATGAACCTGCCCCAGCCCCAAGCCCAGCACGCGCAGCTGCTCGCGCGCGCCGACACCCTGCTCGTGGTGCGCCAGCCCGTGGCGCCGCCGCGCCCCGCGCCCGGCCAGCCCGGCACGGCCACCGACTACGTGCAGTCCACCCCCGAAATCTTCGTCGCCGTGCTGGCCGACGAAGATGCACCGCAGGGCTGGCGCGCCTTGGCCTTCAACGGCCATGTAGACCTGGGCACGGGCATACGCACGGCGCTGGCGCAGATCGTGGCCGAAGAACTGGAAGTGCCACTGGACCGCCTGGAAATGGTGATGGGCCACACGGCCGCCGCCCCCAACCAGGGGCCGACCATTGCCAGCGCCAGCATCCAGATATCGGCCGTTCCGCTGCGACGCGCAGCCGCCCAGGCACGCGAGCAGTTGCTGGCGCTGGCCGCGCAGCAATGGAACGCGAGGGCGGACCGACTCCGGGCACG
This DNA window, taken from Comamonas testosteroni TK102, encodes the following:
- a CDS encoding Asp/Glu racemase — its product is MTQTFRIGQIVPSSNTTMETEVPAMLQAHSTLRPQDRFTFHSSRMRMKKVVKEELAAMDAESDRCALELSDARVDVLGYACLVAIMAMGQGYHRVSQARLTERTASNGATAPVITSAGALVEALKVMGARKIALVAPYMVPLTELVKNYIAAEGFEVVDWRALEIPDNLDVGRHDPAKLPGIVAGMNYADADVIVLSACVQMPSLPAVAQVEAETGKPVLTASIATTYAILKELGLDPVVPGAGALLSGAYPYDTAAEA